The Trichoderma atroviride chromosome 5, complete sequence genome contains a region encoding:
- a CDS encoding uncharacterized protein (EggNog:ENOG41) has product MNVSIEKFHAQYKKQGVLCISICLGAVETGHFKNTTPEQMAKAEGIFQKFLAYSPQFKGPSIPEADIKEVISV; this is encoded by the exons ATGAACGTTTCGATCGAAAAATTCCACGCGCAGTATAAGAAACAAGGCGTTCTTTGTATAAGTATTTGCCTAGGTGCGGTGGAGACTGGACACTTTAAAAACA CGACCCCAGAACAAATGGCCAAAGCAGAAGGCATCTTTCAGAAATTCTTGGCATATAGCCCTCAGTTCAAAGGCCCATCCATTCCAGAAGCCGACATAAAAGAGGTGATTTCCGTGTGA
- a CDS encoding uncharacterized protein (BUSCO:EOG092D0SNY), whose protein sequence is MADALAEGVAKLVLDAETGEMVTKNELKKRTQKRARKANAAANRANAQQEKSNAPAAAKPAKPEERVIDPEAMFKQGFLGEVYKLRPEKEVVTRFPPEPNGYLHLGHAKAIAVNFGFAKFHGGRTILRFDDTNPDAEKGEYFVAIEETIRWLGFTPSEITYASDNYQRMYDLAEELIKMERAYVCHCDDVETKKQRGGEDGLTPRYRCEHAKQDVETNLKKFRGMRDGEYEPRSAWLRMKQDIEGNPNPQMWDLAAYRIPKDQEPHYRTGTKWRIYPTYDFAHCLCDSFEGITHSLCTTEFIMSRESYEWLNKLLVEFQPMQREYGRLNLSGTIMSKRGLRTLIENKVVRGWDDPRLYTIKGIRRRGIPPGALLSFIYELGVTTSVTQVNIKRFEQSIRVYLEKTVPRLMLVLDPVPVVIEDGEEQDLDIPFSPKDPKLGSHTVRLTKTVYIDRSDFREVDSKDYFRLAPGKSVGLLNVPFPIKAVSFTKDETTGAIKEIRAVFDKEGKKPKTYIQWVPEGSPAAEVRIHEPLFKSDSPASAPGGLLSDVNPNSETIWPNAMIENGFYEVKRRAPWPEAEGEKTGEALPESVRFQALRVAYFALDSDSTDDKIVLNRIVALKEDSGKSS, encoded by the exons ATGGCGGACGCTTTGGCCGAGGGCGTGGCCAAGCTCGTTCTCGACGCCGAGACGGGCGAGATGGTCACCAAGaacgagctgaagaagcgaaCCCAGAAACGAGCCCGAAAGGCGAATGCTGCTGCAAACCGTGCCAATGCCCAGCAGGAGAAGAGCAACGCGCCAGCTGCGGCCAAGCCTGCGAAGCCTGAGGAGCGCGTCATTGACCCGGAGGCCATGTTCAAGCAGGGCTTCCTGGGCGAAGTCTACAAGCTGCGACCAGAGAAGGAGGTTGTCACGCGATTCCCGCCTGAGCCCAACGGCTACCTTCAT CTGGGACACGCCAAGGCTATCGCTGTCAACTTTGGCTTTGCAAAGTTTCACGGCGGTAGAACT ATTCTTCG ATTCGACGACACAAACCCCGATGCCGAGAAAGGAGAATATTTCGTCGCTATCGAAGAGACCATCCGATGGCTTGGATTTACACCGAGCGAAATCACGTACGCGTCCGACAACTACCAGCGAATGTACGATCTCGCCGAAGAACTtatcaagatggagagggcCTACGTGTGCCATTGCGACGACGTCgagaccaagaagcagcgcgGTGGCGAGGACGGCTTGACTCCAAGATATCGTTGTGAACATGCCAAGCAGGACGTTGAGACAAACCTCAAAAAGTTCCGTGGCatgagagatggagaataTGAGCCGAGAAGCGCCTGGCTTCGCATGAAGCAAGACATTGAAGGCAACCCAAATCCCCAGATGTGGGATCTTGCGGCGTACCGAATCCCCAAAGACCAAGAGCCACACTACCGAACGGGCACCAAGTGGCGGATATACCCAACCTACGACTTCGCACACTGCTTATGTGATAGCTTCGAGGGCATCACACACAGTTTGTGTACCACTGAGTTCATAATGTCACGAGAGAGCTATGAGTGGCTGAATAA GCTTTTGGTGGAATTCCAGCCCATGCAGCGTGAATACGGCCGCTTGAACCTCAGCGGCACCATCATGAGCAAGAGAGGCCTGCGGACCTTGATAGAAAACAAGGTTGTCCGCGGATGGGACGACCCGCGACTGTACACGATCAAAGGCATTCGACGACGAGGCATTCCCCCAGGCGcacttctctctttcatctACGAGCTCGGTGTGACTACGAGCGTAACGCAAGTTAATATCAAGCGTTTTGAGCAGTCTATCCGAGTGTATCTCGAGAAGACTGTTCCCCGCCTCATGCTTGTCCTGGATCCTGTCCCGGTGGTGATCGAGGATGGCGAAGAGCAGGACCTGGATATTCCCTTTTCACCAAAAGACCCCAAGCTAGGATCTCACACTGTTCGCTTGACTAAGACCGTTTACATCGACCGCTCAGATTTCCGAGAGGTAGACAGCAAGGACTACTTCCGCCTCGCTCCGGGCAAGAGTGTTGGCCTGTTGAACGTGCCTTTCCCCATCAAAGCTGTTTCTTTTACCAAAGATGAAACCACAGGAGCTATCAAAGAGATCCGAGCTGTCTTTGACAAAGAAGGCAAGAAACCCAAGACGTACATCCAGTGGGTGCCCGAAGGCTCTCCCGCAGCCGAAGTGCGGATACACGAACCCCTTTTCAAGTCTGATAGCCCTGCATCTGCCCCTGGTGGCCTTTTGAGTGATGTCAATCCAAACAGCGAGACCATCTGGCCAAATGCAATGATTGAAAACGGCTTCTACGAAGTGAAGCGAAGGGCGCCCTGGCCCGAAGCCGAAGGAGAAAAGACTGGAGAAGCACTCCCAGAGAGCGTGCGATTCCAGGCTCTTCGTGTTGCATACTTT GCCTTGGACTCGGATAGCACAGATGACAAGATCGTGCTGAACCGCATTGTGGCATTGAAGGAGGATTCTGGAAAGAGTAGCTAG
- a CDS encoding uncharacterized protein (EggNog:ENOG41~SECRETED:SignalP(1-21)), whose translation MFPKLGGLLASTLAVFPFIESCSPVVPHYFRAADVSRTVTLAQVQNDLGKFLSKGTQIFGPSSPNFANATDRWAQSSMPANIEVVIEVAQEADVAKIVRYCYQNSIDFLTYNRGHGLKNTLAKFQGIQINLSQLTGITIQPDRNSALFQGGVYADIVIDTLWEQGYIVSKFYKIYDYKQAQLLTLRASSLATGSGGCVGLLGPGLGGGLGRYQGQYGLISDNFLSLNVVLANGTTVAVDSSSHSDLFWAMKGAGHNFGIVTSAYIKIYPKVVSTWHYHNYVWSQQQLETVFEALNKFQGKGQIPALMGVNFGQFSIYPTINATEAILTWSFAYDGPAAAAEELLAPFNAIPNISSTMGDVDYADLLVAQGTDSNSASCQPGPFVGSSAWLQTYNVTSQRQIYNSSNEKIAQNPGLAAGARVFLEGYSTEATQAIDPGTSAYPHRDEYLLVFILVATPPSLVSFSQAWADETLALWRESEPGRRPTTYINYAVGNEPLESIYGYAGQLPKLRALKAKYDPQNKFRWYNPVVTD comes from the exons ATGTTTCCTAAGCTTGGTGGCCTTTTGGCTTCTACCCTGGCAGTGTTTCCGTTCATTGAGTCATGTAGCCCCGTAGTTCCTCACTATTTCCGGGCCGCTGATGTCTCACGAACTGTCACCCTGGCGCAAGTACAAAACGACCTCGGAAAGTTTCTTTCCAAGGGCACTCAAATTTTTGGCCCTTCTAGCCCTAATTTTGCTAACGCTACTGATAGGTGGGCTCAAAGCTCTATGCCCGCTAATATCGAGGTTGTGATTGAGGTAGCTCAAGAAGCCGACGTTGCAAAAATT GTCCGCTATTGCTACCAGAATAGCATTGACTTCTTGACGTATAAccgtggccatggcctcaaAAATACACTCGCCAAGTTCCAGGGCATTCAGATCAACCTGTCACAACTTACTGGCATCACTATCCAGCCCGACAGGAACTCTGCGTTGTTTCAAGGTGGAGTATATGCCGATATAGTCATTGATACGCTCTGGGAACAGGGCTACATTGTCAGTAAATTTTACAAGATTTATGACTACAAACAAGCTCAGCTCCTAACGCTGCGTGCGTCGTCTCTAGCTACGGGAAGTGGTGGCTGTGTCGGTCTCCTTGGGCCGGGCTTGGGAGGTGGACTTGGGAGATACCAAGGCCAATATGGTCTCATATCTGACAATTTTCTCAGCTTGAACGTCGTGCTAGCTAATGGCACAACTGTTGCCGTTGATTCTTCCTCACATAGCGACCTGTTCTGGGCCATGAAGGGCGCCGGCCACAACTTTGGCATTGTCACCAGTGCTTATATCAAAATTTACCCCAAAGTTGTCAGCACATGGCACTACCACAATTATGTCTGGTCACAACAACAACTTGAAACTGTCTTTGAAGCACTCAATAAATTCCAAGGAAAGGGGCAAATTCCTGCCCTTATGGGTGTCAACTTTGGCCAATTTTCCATCTACCCAACTATTAATGCCACTGAG GCTATTCTTACGTGGTCTTTTGCCTATGATGgtcctgctgccgctgccgaagAGCTTCTAGCCCCATTCAACGCAATTCCTAACATCTCAAGCACTATGGGCGACGTTGACTATGCTGACCTACTTGTTGCCCAAGGAACAGATTCCAACAGCGCGTCTTGTCAACCAGGGCCATttgttggcagcagcgcGTGGCTTCAGACATATAATGTGACTTCCCAGCGGCAGATATATAATTCTTCCAACGAAAAGATTGCTCAGAACCCtggtcttgctgctggggctCGCGTTTTTCTCGAAGGGTATTCGACAGAGGCTACGCAAGCCATTGATCCCGGCACTTCAGCCTACCCCCACAGAGACGAGTATCTTCTTGT GTTCATTCTCGTTGCCACACCGCCGTCATTGGTGAGCTTCTCTCAAGCTTGGGCCGATGAAACTTTGGCCCTTTGGAGAGAAAGTGAGCCTGGCCGTCGGCCCACGACATACATCAACTATGCTGTCGGTAACGAGCCTCTTGAATCGATTTATGGCTATGCTGGACAATTACCCAAACTTCGGGCTTTGAAGGCCAAGTATGACCCCCAAAACAAATTCAGGTGGTACAATCCTGTTGTTACTGATTGA
- a CDS encoding uncharacterized protein (EggNog:ENOG41~antiSMASH:Cluster_5.7~TransMembrane:1 (o177-201i)), translated as MAWFWQLWLSPRPQRSEIASDLTVYSNNDAALFEFLIEPDGRWVVKETHYINNPLVKNGLSGPPLHIHWKQSEYFQVEQGVIGIHKNGKEIRATKDDGIIEVLAGTRHKFWSHASNKEDLIFKVWAEPQGLDNSFDERFIRNLIGYQADCYKAKTAPSVFQLALISYDCATLATPPFWMPLWLLASVQYVLAYWVGGYLLGYKPSYPEYYKEPEDKKST; from the exons ATGGCTTGGTTCTGGCAGTTGTGGCTTTCTCCTCGCCCCCAGCGATCGGAAATTGCTTCAGATTTAACCGTTTATTCCAATAACGACGCGGCACTCTTTGAGTTCCTCATAGAACCTGATGGCCGATGGGTTGTAAAGGAAACACACTACATCAACAACCCTCTGGTCAAAAATGGACTTTCTGGTCCACCACT GCACATTCACTGGAAACAGAGTGAATATTTTCAAGTCGAACAGGGTGTAATTGGAATACATAAGAATGGAAAGGAGATAAGAGCTACAAAGGATGATGGCATTATCGAGGTGCTCGCTGGTACACG ACACAAATTCTGGTCGCATGCATCCAACAAAGAGGATTTAATTTTCAAAGTGTGGGCGGAGCCCCAAGGCCTCGATAACAGCTTCGATGAACGGTTCATTCGCAACTTGATAGGCTACCAGGCAGACTGCTACAAGGCAAAGACGGCTCCTTCTGTGTTCCAACTCGCGCTCATCTCCTATGACTGTGCAACTTTGGCCACGCCGCCTTTCTGGATGCCGTTGTGGCTTCTTGCGTCGGTCCAATATGTGCTGGCTTATTGGGTTGGTGGCTACCTACTCGG GTACAAACCGTCATACCCTGAGTATTATAAAGAGCCGGAAGATAAGAAGTCGACTTGA